The Aureispira anguillae genome contains a region encoding:
- a CDS encoding DUF3137 domain-containing protein, whose amino-acid sequence MDTLDEYQEQIQPILQKLEKLRLEQLAKTKEFQVYYLLPALLTIIAIPVYWKINPVMAFVIFGIAVAVGIQIATNTVSQPSQDYLNKFKKQIFTTFAKTYFSKISYQIEKKVSPKVFLNSELFEQTPSDYNGKDCFRGKTKEGYKFQFSEITAHKEDKLLFDGLFFELEMPTNFQSKVLVLPNKGKRSPKKVQTLEQLSLKGLTADGDLVAVANVYPKFEKDFVVYSHSKEMAYYILTPPIIEGIYAIYQKWNLKPQISFINNRIYVAIAAKYETYLPNIHTSLVENAALIELLQELSATFEVINHLCVASAAPPEDLPENEDNSSANDDFPSLED is encoded by the coding sequence ATGGACACATTAGACGAATATCAAGAACAAATCCAACCCATACTTCAGAAGTTAGAAAAATTGCGTTTGGAACAATTGGCTAAAACCAAGGAATTTCAAGTGTATTATTTGCTTCCTGCTTTGTTGACAATCATTGCAATTCCTGTTTATTGGAAAATTAACCCTGTGATGGCTTTTGTCATTTTTGGAATAGCAGTAGCAGTTGGTATACAGATCGCAACCAATACGGTTAGCCAGCCTTCTCAGGACTATCTTAATAAATTTAAGAAACAAATCTTTACAACTTTTGCTAAAACTTACTTTTCAAAAATCAGTTATCAAATCGAGAAAAAGGTATCGCCTAAAGTTTTCTTAAATAGTGAACTTTTTGAGCAAACGCCATCGGATTATAATGGGAAAGATTGTTTTAGAGGAAAAACCAAAGAAGGTTATAAGTTTCAATTTTCAGAAATTACGGCTCATAAAGAAGATAAATTGCTCTTTGATGGTCTGTTTTTTGAGCTAGAAATGCCAACAAACTTCCAATCTAAGGTTCTTGTGTTACCCAATAAAGGCAAACGAAGCCCTAAAAAAGTACAAACGTTAGAGCAATTGAGCTTAAAAGGATTGACGGCAGATGGTGACCTAGTTGCTGTTGCTAATGTATACCCTAAATTTGAGAAAGATTTTGTTGTGTATAGCCATAGCAAAGAAATGGCTTACTATATTTTGACACCTCCAATTATAGAGGGAATTTATGCTATTTATCAAAAATGGAACTTAAAGCCCCAAATTAGTTTTATTAACAATAGAATCTATGTCGCAATAGCAGCCAAGTACGAAACTTATCTGCCTAATATTCATACTTCTTTGGTCGAAAACGCTGCTTTAATAGAACTCCTACAAGAACTATCAGCTACTTTTGAGGTAATCAACCATCTTTGTGTGGCATCAGCAGCTCCCCCTGAAGATTTGCCAGAAAACGAAGATAATTCAAGTGCGAATGATGATTTTCCTAGTTTAGAAGATTAG